In Fusobacterium canifelinum, a genomic segment contains:
- a CDS encoding aspartate:alanine exchanger family transporter has product MQFDAVGFIFNSLVLLFFTMTLGNLFGDIKFRKFNFGITGTLFIGLFVGYFLTKYAVTIPEGSKHISKAQNILKGNIIDNSIMNLSLLIFIVGTGLLAAKDMKYAITKFGKQFVMIAIFIPFVGAVASYGFSQIFSKMSPYQITGTYTGALTSSAGLAAATESSEAESRQLANEFQDLSEGTKTKILAIINNAKERDAKLKNEAIPEKMTLENTTTLSAEDTEIYVTEAKAGVGVGHSIGYPFGVLFLILGINFIPKIFRFDVEKEKEKYFAQKKIDLSNDKDAGKNTIKEVKMDFVGFSIAAFLGYFLGSIKIAMGPLGTFSLGSIGGAIIVALILGFIGKIGPVTFRMDSIVLGKMRTYFLSIFLAGTGLNYGFRVVEAVTGDGIMIAVVSALVAILSVLFGFLLGHYVFHINWTLLSGAITGGMTSAPGLGAAIDALDCDEPAVSYGATQPLATLCMVIFSIIIHKLPI; this is encoded by the coding sequence ATGCAATTTGATGCAGTTGGTTTTATTTTTAACTCATTAGTGTTATTGTTTTTTACAATGACTTTAGGAAATCTTTTTGGAGATATAAAGTTTAGAAAATTCAATTTTGGAATTACTGGAACTTTATTTATTGGTTTGTTTGTTGGATATTTTTTAACAAAATATGCAGTAACTATACCAGAAGGAAGTAAACATATTTCAAAAGCTCAAAACATACTAAAAGGAAATATTATAGATAACTCAATTATGAATTTATCACTTCTTATCTTTATAGTTGGAACAGGACTTTTAGCAGCAAAAGATATGAAATATGCTATTACAAAGTTTGGTAAACAATTTGTGATGATAGCTATATTTATTCCATTTGTAGGAGCAGTGGCTTCTTATGGATTTTCACAAATATTTAGTAAGATGAGCCCATACCAAATAACAGGAACTTATACAGGAGCCTTAACAAGTTCAGCAGGACTTGCAGCAGCTACTGAGTCATCAGAAGCTGAATCAAGACAGTTAGCAAATGAATTTCAAGATTTAAGCGAAGGAACTAAAACAAAAATTTTAGCTATCATAAATAATGCTAAAGAAAGAGATGCTAAATTAAAAAATGAAGCAATTCCAGAAAAAATGACACTTGAAAATACAACAACTTTATCAGCAGAAGACACAGAAATTTATGTAACAGAAGCTAAAGCTGGAGTTGGAGTAGGGCACTCAATAGGATATCCATTTGGAGTATTATTCTTAATTTTAGGAATTAACTTTATACCCAAAATATTTAGATTTGATGTAGAAAAAGAAAAAGAAAAATATTTTGCTCAAAAGAAAATTGATCTAAGCAATGATAAAGATGCTGGAAAAAATACAATAAAAGAAGTGAAAATGGACTTTGTAGGTTTCTCAATAGCAGCATTTTTAGGATATTTCTTAGGAAGTATTAAAATTGCAATGGGACCTTTAGGAACTTTCTCATTAGGAAGTATAGGTGGAGCAATAATAGTTGCACTTATTCTAGGATTTATTGGAAAAATAGGACCAGTAACTTTCCGTATGGATTCTATTGTTTTAGGAAAAATGAGAACATATTTCTTATCAATTTTCTTAGCAGGTACTGGATTAAATTATGGTTTCCGTGTTGTTGAAGCAGTTACTGGTGATGGAATTATGATAGCGGTTGTATCAGCACTTGTAGCAATATTATCTGTTCTATTTGGTTTCTTATTAGGACATTATGTTTTCCATATAAATTGGACTTTATTATCAGGGGCTATAACAGGTGGAATGACATCAGCACCAGGTTTAGGGGCTGCTATTGATGCATTAGATTGTGATGAACCAGCAGTATCTTATGGTGCAACACAGCCACTTGCAACTTTATGTATGGTAATTTTCTCTATAATAATTCATAAATTACCTATCTAA
- the murC gene encoding UDP-N-acetylmuramate--L-alanine ligase, whose translation MEKIYFIGINGIGMSGLAKIMKCKGYDVKGADICTNYVTEELLSMGITVYNEHNEENVKGADYVIASTAIKETNPELSYAKNNGIEILKRGELLAKLLNRETGVAVAGTHGKTTTSSMLSAVMLSKDPTIVVGGILPEIKSNAKPGQSEYFIAEADESDNSFLFMNPKYAVITNIDADHLDVHGNLDNIKKSFIEFICHTQKEAIICMDCGNLKEVVTRLPKDKSVTTYSIKDENASIFAKNIRIEDRKTIFDLCINKELIGEFSLNIPGEHNISNSLPVIYLALKFGVNKEEIQEALNKFKGSKRRYDVLFDKELENGYGNKTKRVRIVDDYAHHPTEIKATLKAIKSIDTSRLVAIFQPHRYSRVHFLLDEFKDAFVNVDKVILLPIYAAGEKNEFNISSEILKEHINHDNIEVMNEWKDIKRYVSRVKKDSTYIFMGAGDISTLAHEIAEELEGMSE comes from the coding sequence ATGGAAAAAATTTACTTTATTGGTATAAATGGCATAGGAATGAGTGGACTTGCCAAAATAATGAAATGCAAAGGTTATGATGTAAAGGGAGCTGACATCTGTACAAACTATGTAACAGAAGAACTTTTATCAATGGGAATAACAGTTTATAATGAACATAATGAAGAAAATGTAAAGGGAGCTGATTATGTTATAGCTTCAACAGCTATAAAAGAAACAAACCCTGAACTTTCTTATGCAAAAAATAATGGAATAGAAATCTTAAAAAGAGGAGAGTTACTAGCTAAACTTTTAAATAGAGAAACAGGAGTGGCTGTTGCAGGAACTCATGGAAAGACAACAACATCATCTATGCTTTCAGCGGTTATGTTATCAAAAGACCCAACAATAGTTGTTGGTGGAATATTACCAGAAATAAAATCTAATGCTAAACCTGGTCAAAGCGAATATTTTATAGCAGAAGCAGATGAAAGTGATAATTCATTTTTATTTATGAATCCTAAATATGCCGTTATTACTAATATAGATGCAGATCATTTAGATGTACATGGAAATCTGGATAACATAAAAAAATCTTTTATAGAATTCATCTGCCATACACAAAAGGAAGCTATAATATGTATGGATTGTGGGAACTTGAAAGAAGTTGTAACAAGATTACCAAAAGATAAATCAGTGACAACTTATTCAATAAAAGATGAAAATGCAAGTATTTTTGCAAAAAATATTAGAATAGAAGACAGAAAAACAATCTTTGATCTTTGTATAAATAAAGAATTGATTGGAGAATTTTCTTTAAATATTCCAGGCGAACATAATATATCAAATTCCTTACCAGTAATTTATTTAGCTTTAAAATTTGGAGTTAATAAGGAAGAAATTCAAGAAGCTTTAAATAAATTTAAAGGTTCAAAAAGAAGATATGATGTATTGTTTGATAAAGAATTAGAAAATGGCTATGGTAATAAAACTAAAAGAGTTAGAATAGTTGATGACTATGCTCACCACCCAACTGAAATAAAAGCAACTTTAAAAGCTATAAAAAGTATAGATACCTCAAGATTGGTAGCAATATTTCAACCTCATAGATATAGTAGAGTACACTTTTTACTAGATGAATTTAAAGATGCTTTTGTAAATGTAGATAAAGTAATACTTTTACCTATCTATGCAGCAGGTGAAAAAAATGAGTTTAATATTTCAAGTGAGATATTAAAAGAACATATAAATCATGACAATATTGAAGTTATGAATGAATGGAAGGATATAAAAAGATATGTATCTAGGGTAAAGAAAGATTCAACATATATTTTTATGGGAGCAGGAGATATATCAACTTTAGCACATGAAATAGCAGAAGAACTGGAAGGAATGTCTGAATGA
- a CDS encoding D-alanine--D-alanine ligase, whose protein sequence is MRIAVFMGGTSSEKEISLKSGEAVLESLQKQGYDAYGVILDEKNQVTAFLDNEYDLAYLVLHGGNGENGKIQAVLDILGKKYTGSGVLASAITMDKDKTKQVAQNIGIKTPKAYRTVEEIERFPVIIKPVNEGSSKGLFLCNNKEEAEEAVKKLAKPIIEDYIIGEELTVGVLNGEALGVLKIIPQADVLYDYDSKYAKGGSIHEFPAKIENKSYKEAMKIAEKIHSEFGMKGISRSDFILSEGELYFLEVNSSPGMTKTSLIPDLATLKGYTFDDVVRITVETFLK, encoded by the coding sequence ATGAGAATAGCAGTTTTTATGGGAGGAACTTCCTCTGAAAAAGAAATTTCTTTAAAAAGTGGGGAAGCAGTATTAGAAAGTTTACAAAAACAAGGTTATGATGCTTATGGGGTTATCTTAGATGAAAAAAATCAAGTAACAGCATTTCTTGATAATGAATATGACTTAGCATATTTAGTTTTACATGGTGGAAATGGAGAAAATGGTAAGATACAAGCAGTATTAGATATTTTAGGTAAAAAATATACTGGTTCAGGAGTTCTTGCTAGTGCAATAACTATGGATAAAGACAAAACTAAACAAGTTGCACAAAATATTGGAATAAAGACTCCAAAAGCTTATAGAACAGTTGAAGAAATTGAAAGATTTCCAGTTATAATAAAACCAGTTAATGAAGGTTCTAGTAAAGGCTTATTCTTATGTAATAATAAAGAAGAAGCAGAAGAAGCTGTTAAGAAGCTAGCAAAACCAATAATAGAAGACTATATTATTGGAGAAGAATTAACAGTTGGTGTTTTAAATGGGGAAGCTTTAGGAGTTTTAAAAATAATTCCACAAGCAGATGTATTATATGATTATGATTCAAAATATGCTAAGGGGGGTTCAATTCATGAATTTCCAGCTAAAATAGAAAATAAATCATATAAAGAAGCTATGAAAATAGCAGAAAAAATTCATAGTGAGTTTGGAATGAAAGGAATTTCAAGAAGTGATTTTATACTAAGTGAAGGAGAACTTTATTTCTTAGAAGTGAACTCTTCACCAGGAATGACAAAGACAAGTTTAATTCCTGATTTAGCAACTCTTAAAGGCTATACTTTTGATGATGTTGTGAGAATAACAGTTGAAACATTTTTGAAATAA
- the murB gene encoding UDP-N-acetylmuramate dehydrogenase: MKIFENQEMKNYSNMRVGGKAKRLIILENKEDIIEVFNDKENTNIFFLGNGTNVLFTDDYMDKTFVCTKKLNKIEDLGNNLVKVETGANLKDLTDFMRDKNYSGIESLFGIPGSIGGLVYMNGGAFGTEIFDKIVSVEVFDENHQIREIKKEDLKVAYRKTEIQDKNWLVLSATFKFDNGFDATRIKEIKELRESKHPLDKPSLGSTFKNPERDFAARLISECGLKGTIIGNAQIAEKHPNFVLNLGNATFKDITDILTLVKKSVLEKFGIKLEEEIIIVR; this comes from the coding sequence ATGAAAATTTTTGAAAATCAAGAGATGAAAAATTATTCAAATATGAGAGTTGGTGGAAAAGCCAAAAGATTAATTATACTTGAAAACAAAGAAGATATAATTGAAGTATTCAACGATAAAGAAAATACGAATATATTCTTTTTAGGAAATGGAACAAATGTTTTATTTACTGATGACTATATGGATAAAACTTTTGTTTGTACAAAAAAGCTAAATAAAATAGAAGATTTGGGAAATAATTTAGTTAAGGTTGAAACAGGAGCGAACCTAAAAGACCTAACTGATTTTATGAGAGATAAAAATTATAGTGGAATTGAAAGCTTATTTGGTATACCAGGTTCTATTGGAGGACTTGTGTATATGAATGGTGGAGCTTTTGGAACAGAAATATTTGATAAAATAGTTTCTGTTGAAGTTTTTGATGAAAATCATCAAATAAGAGAAATAAAAAAGGAAGATTTAAAAGTAGCATATAGAAAAACTGAAATTCAAGATAAAAATTGGTTAGTTTTAAGTGCAACTTTTAAGTTTGATAATGGTTTTGATGCTACAAGAATAAAAGAAATAAAAGAATTGAGAGAAAGTAAACATCCTTTAGATAAACCAAGCTTAGGAAGTACATTTAAGAATCCAGAAAGAGATTTTGCAGCAAGATTAATCTCAGAATGTGGTTTAAAAGGAACAATAATTGGTAATGCTCAAATAGCAGAAAAACACCCAAATTTTGTATTAAATTTAGGTAATGCTACATTTAAAGATATTACTGACATTTTAACATTAGTAAAAAAATCTGTTTTAGAAAAATTTGGAATAAAATTAGAAGAAGAAATAATAATTGTTAGGTAG
- the murG gene encoding undecaprenyldiphospho-muramoylpentapeptide beta-N-acetylglucosaminyltransferase gives MKKVMLTTGGTGGHIYPALAVADRLKIKGIEAVFVGSTERMEKDLVPENGHKFIGLDISVPKGFKNIKKYLKAIRAAYKVIKEEKPDAIIGFGNYISVPVIIAAMLLRKKIYLQEQNVNIGAANKMFYKIAKMTFLAFDKTYDDIPIKSQSRFKVTGNPLRKEIDGLKYTTEREKLGIKPGEKVLLITGGSLGAQEINNIVMKYWEKFCADKNLRIFWATGNNFEQLKKVNKTKKENDRIEPYFNDMLNVMAAADLIVCRAGALTISEIIELEKPAIIIPYGSVKVGQYENAKVLTDYNAAYVFTRDELDDSIKKVFEIIRNDEKLKKMRIRLKPLRKPNAAEEIIASLDIWRN, from the coding sequence ATGAAAAAAGTGATGCTTACAACAGGTGGAACAGGTGGACATATATATCCTGCACTGGCTGTTGCAGATAGATTAAAAATCAAAGGAATAGAGGCAGTATTTGTTGGAAGTACAGAACGTATGGAAAAAGATTTAGTGCCAGAAAATGGACATAAATTTATAGGTTTGGATATTTCAGTTCCAAAAGGTTTTAAAAATATAAAAAAATATTTAAAAGCAATAAGAGCAGCTTATAAAGTTATAAAAGAAGAAAAACCAGATGCTATTATAGGCTTTGGTAACTATATATCTGTACCTGTTATTATTGCAGCAATGTTACTTAGAAAAAAAATATATTTGCAAGAGCAAAATGTGAATATTGGCGCTGCAAATAAGATGTTCTATAAGATTGCAAAGATGACTTTCTTAGCTTTTGATAAAACTTATGATGACATACCTATAAAATCACAAAGTAGATTCAAGGTAACAGGAAATCCATTAAGAAAAGAAATAGATGGTTTAAAATATACTACTGAAAGAGAAAAATTAGGAATAAAACCTGGTGAAAAAGTGTTATTAATTACTGGTGGAAGCTTAGGTGCTCAAGAAATTAATAATATAGTTATGAAATATTGGGAAAAATTTTGTGCTGATAAAAATCTTAGAATATTTTGGGCAACAGGAAATAATTTTGAGCAATTAAAAAAAGTGAATAAAACTAAAAAAGAGAATGATAGAATAGAACCTTATTTTAATGATATGTTAAATGTAATGGCTGCTGCTGATTTAATTGTATGTAGAGCAGGGGCATTAACTATATCTGAAATTATAGAATTAGAAAAACCTGCAATTATAATTCCTTATGGTTCTGTTAAAGTTGGACAATATGAAAATGCAAAAGTTTTAACAGACTATAATGCAGCCTATGTTTTCACAAGAGATGAATTGGATGATTCAATAAAAAAAGTGTTTGAAATTATTAGAAATGATGAGAAATTAAAGAAGATGAGAATTAGGTTAAAACCATTGAGAAAACCTAATGCAGCTGAAGAAATTATAGCAAGTCTTGATATTTGGAGGAATTAG
- the ftsA gene encoding cell division protein FtsA produces the protein MKDDIIRKVALDIGNNRIKLLVGEMSSDFQRIAVTNYVKTKSNGISKSLIENPEALAIALKDAVSKAESVESPITRLSLALGGSGIHSATVNVKTSFPEKEIEKSDMDNLLRQAKRQIFGGREGQYRILYKEVYNKKIDISSGIVKEPIGMVGKELQADIHLIYVDDNYVQKFIQVVNKIGIDIDRIYLNSYASAKGTLDDETKKMGVAHVDIGYGSTSIIILKSGKVLYAKTKPVGEMHYISDLSIILKIPKEGAEEILNKLKNKQIEADNTIRYGAKKVTLREIKDIILARTGDIIDFITSTIDESGFNGHLTKGIVLSGGAVEIDGVSEQIASRSGYLTRKMLPIPLKGLKDAFYSDAVAIGIFLEDMEREYKAYLEESRQPAPTVKEKKEKIKEEKTLNNKINDDKMDRKEEIDSFLEEVEETEPEKEPGKIRSFFKWFGELF, from the coding sequence ATGAAAGATGATATAATAAGAAAAGTAGCTCTTGACATTGGAAACAATAGAATAAAATTACTGGTTGGAGAGATGAGTTCAGATTTTCAAAGAATAGCTGTTACAAATTATGTGAAAACTAAAAGTAATGGAATAAGTAAATCTTTAATAGAAAATCCAGAAGCATTAGCAATAGCTCTTAAAGATGCTGTAAGTAAAGCGGAAAGTGTTGAATCGCCAATTACAAGACTTTCACTTGCACTTGGAGGTTCAGGAATTCATTCAGCTACTGTAAATGTAAAGACTTCGTTTCCAGAAAAAGAGATTGAAAAATCAGATATGGATAACTTGCTGCGGCAAGCAAAAAGACAAATTTTTGGTGGTAGAGAAGGTCAATACAGAATCTTATATAAAGAAGTATATAATAAAAAAATTGACATTTCCTCTGGAATAGTCAAAGAGCCAATAGGTATGGTTGGAAAAGAATTACAAGCAGATATACACTTGATATATGTTGATGATAATTATGTACAAAAATTTATACAAGTTGTAAATAAAATTGGAATAGATATAGATAGAATATATCTAAATTCCTATGCCTCAGCAAAAGGTACACTTGATGATGAAACTAAAAAAATGGGAGTAGCCCATGTAGATATTGGTTATGGTTCAACAAGTATAATAATTTTAAAATCTGGAAAGGTACTATATGCTAAGACTAAACCAGTTGGAGAAATGCACTATATTTCGGATTTATCAATAATACTTAAAATTCCAAAAGAAGGCGCAGAAGAAATATTAAATAAATTAAAAAATAAGCAAATAGAAGCTGATAATACAATAAGATATGGAGCTAAAAAAGTAACATTAAGAGAAATCAAAGATATAATTTTAGCTAGAACAGGTGACATTATAGATTTCATTACTTCAACTATTGATGAATCTGGTTTTAATGGACATTTAACCAAAGGAATAGTTTTATCTGGTGGAGCAGTTGAAATTGATGGAGTTTCTGAACAAATTGCAAGTAGATCAGGTTACTTGACTAGAAAGATGTTACCAATTCCTTTAAAAGGTTTAAAAGATGCTTTTTATAGTGATGCTGTTGCTATTGGAATATTCTTAGAGGATATGGAAAGAGAATACAAAGCGTATCTTGAAGAAAGTAGACAACCAGCACCAACAGTTAAAGAAAAAAAGGAAAAAATAAAAGAAGAAAAAACTTTAAATAATAAAATTAATGATGACAAAATGGATAGAAAAGAGGAAATTGACAGTTTCTTAGAGGAAGTTGAGGAAACAGAACCTGAGAAAGAACCAGGAAAAATAAGAAGTTTCTTTAAATGGTTTGGAGAGCTTTTTTAG
- the ftsZ gene encoding cell division protein FtsZ — translation MTDAIKDLVKIKVIGVGGGGGNAINDMLYSGVTGVEYIAANTDKQDLEKSLADVKLQIGEKLTKGQGAGASPETGRLAAEEDIEKIQELLKGTDMLFITAGMGGGTGTGAAPVIAKVAKELDVLTVAVVTKPFNFEGERRKNNAETGIELLRQNVDSLVIIPNDKLFDLPDKSITLQNAFKEANNILRIGIKAVVDLVLGQGFINLDFADIKSVLKDSDIAVLGFGDGEGENRAMKAAEKALQSPLLEKSIQGADKILINLMTSQDVGLSESQTVTDVIRQAAGKKIEDVMFGVTIVPEFTDRIEITIIANNFKDGVDTNTDSPIRMDSSKPAEPLKETEKKQTAEEEFDIPPWMRNNKR, via the coding sequence ATGACAGATGCAATTAAAGATCTTGTTAAAATAAAAGTAATAGGTGTTGGTGGTGGAGGAGGAAACGCCATTAACGATATGCTTTATTCAGGGGTAACAGGAGTAGAATATATAGCTGCAAATACTGATAAACAAGATTTAGAAAAGTCACTAGCTGATGTAAAATTACAAATTGGTGAAAAATTAACAAAAGGACAAGGAGCTGGAGCCTCACCAGAAACTGGAAGGCTAGCAGCAGAAGAAGATATTGAAAAGATTCAAGAACTTTTAAAAGGTACAGATATGCTATTCATTACAGCTGGAATGGGTGGAGGAACTGGAACAGGTGCTGCACCAGTAATAGCAAAGGTAGCAAAAGAACTTGATGTATTAACAGTTGCAGTAGTAACTAAACCATTTAATTTTGAAGGTGAAAGAAGAAAAAATAATGCTGAGACAGGAATTGAACTTTTAAGACAAAATGTTGATAGTTTAGTTATAATACCTAATGATAAATTATTTGATTTACCAGATAAATCTATAACTCTACAAAATGCATTTAAAGAAGCTAATAATATCTTAAGAATAGGTATAAAGGCAGTTGTAGATCTTGTTTTAGGACAAGGATTTATAAACCTTGACTTTGCTGATATTAAGTCTGTATTAAAAGATTCAGACATAGCTGTTTTAGGATTTGGAGATGGAGAAGGAGAAAATAGAGCTATGAAGGCTGCTGAAAAAGCATTACAATCTCCATTACTTGAAAAATCAATTCAAGGAGCAGATAAAATCCTTATCAATTTAATGACATCACAAGATGTTGGATTAAGTGAATCTCAAACAGTTACTGATGTAATTAGACAAGCAGCAGGAAAGAAAATAGAAGATGTAATGTTTGGGGTTACAATAGTGCCTGAATTTACAGATAGAATTGAAATCACAATCATAGCAAATAATTTTAAAGATGGTGTTGATACAAATACAGATTCTCCTATAAGAATGGACAGCTCAAAGCCAGCTGAACCTTTAAAAGAAACTGAAAAGAAACAAACAGCAGAAGAAGAATTTGATATTCCACCTTGGATGAGAAATAACAAAAGATAA
- a CDS encoding cell division protein FtsQ/DivIB: MGIRLLFLSGIIYLIYMLPQNFFRLDYFKIDKVNITDNSKMLQNELTKLAEKLYNRSNIYIDSNEIKEFIEKDVRVESAKVEKNSLGEITIDVKEKDLVYYAVIGKNIYLTDKDGKIFAYLNEKEVEGVPFIIANSEEEIQEISEFLNEISDLAIFQRISQIYKVKEKEFVIILVDGVKIKTNRIKDSNDEINKEKENKKYIIAEQLYFNMSKERKIDYIDLRFNDYIIKYLGDSK; encoded by the coding sequence ATGGGGATAAGATTGTTGTTTTTAAGTGGAATAATATATTTAATCTACATGCTACCACAAAATTTTTTCAGATTAGATTACTTCAAGATAGATAAAGTAAATATTACAGATAATTCAAAAATGTTACAGAATGAATTGACAAAACTTGCTGAAAAGTTATATAATAGAAGCAATATTTATATAGATAGCAATGAAATAAAAGAATTCATAGAAAAAGATGTAAGGGTAGAAAGCGCAAAAGTAGAAAAAAACTCTTTAGGAGAAATAACTATTGATGTTAAAGAGAAAGATTTAGTTTATTATGCAGTTATTGGAAAAAATATTTATTTGACAGATAAAGATGGAAAAATATTTGCATATCTAAATGAAAAGGAAGTAGAGGGAGTACCCTTTATTATAGCTAATAGTGAAGAAGAGATACAAGAAATATCAGAATTTTTAAATGAAATTTCAGATTTAGCAATTTTTCAAAGAATTTCTCAAATATATAAGGTAAAAGAAAAAGAATTTGTTATTATTTTAGTTGATGGTGTAAAAATAAAAACCAACAGAATAAAAGATAGTAATGATGAAATAAACAAAGAAAAAGAAAATAAAAAATACATAATAGCAGAACAACTTTACTTTAATATGTCAAAGGAAAGAAAAATTGATTATATAGATTTAAGATTTAATGATTACATAATAAAATATTTAGGTGATAGCAAATGA